A section of the Terriglobia bacterium genome encodes:
- a CDS encoding carboxypeptidase regulatory-like domain-containing protein yields the protein MMNRTWTLVVIAVLAASTLVSAGSINGKVSGVTGPSVVYVDTIAGKTFPAPEKHFLMDQKGLLFQPHILVVPLGATVDFLNSDNVAHNVFWPSVGGDKKAGHNLGTWPKGEKKSWKFDHPGAASLFCNVHPEMSGAVVVSPTPYYAETDKSGNYKIENVPDGQYNVVAWHEGAKQQTKPVTVKGDTKADFTLSK from the coding sequence ATGATGAATCGCACTTGGACATTGGTAGTGATAGCAGTATTAGCGGCCAGCACGCTGGTTTCGGCGGGCTCGATCAACGGCAAGGTCAGCGGGGTCACCGGCCCCTCGGTCGTGTACGTGGATACCATCGCCGGCAAGACGTTCCCAGCGCCGGAGAAGCATTTCCTGATGGACCAGAAGGGACTGCTCTTCCAGCCGCACATTCTGGTCGTACCGCTGGGCGCGACCGTGGATTTCCTGAACAGCGACAACGTGGCGCACAACGTCTTCTGGCCGTCGGTGGGCGGGGACAAGAAGGCGGGCCACAACCTGGGCACCTGGCCAAAGGGCGAGAAAAAGTCGTGGAAGTTCGACCATCCGGGGGCCGCGTCGCTATTCTGCAACGTTCACCCCGAGATGTCGGGTGCGGTCGTGGTATCCCCCACGCCGTACTACGCGGAGACCGACAAGTCCGGCAACTACAAGATCGAGAACGTTCCCGATGGCCAGTACAACGTCGTGGCCTGGCATGAAGGGGCAAAACAGCAAACCAAACCAGTCACGGTGAAGGGCGACACCAAGGCCGACTTCACTCTGTCG